A region from the Papaver somniferum cultivar HN1 unplaced genomic scaffold, ASM357369v1 unplaced-scaffold_22, whole genome shotgun sequence genome encodes:
- the LOC113340477 gene encoding F-box protein CPR1-like isoform X2, producing the protein MNLPWDILSDILIRLPLKSLARFRLPNPPVGKQVKDRNYVEYGFGYDEQIEDFKVVHLTEAFHGRWSHCEVYVYTLKGNSWTGVDEVDIDGLYYPRIIDMGRWPVNGAFHWIAQMERSDFLHSFFLLRFEFETDDLDAVPLPDFDENAIVCLCVLGGSLCCFCYNTEVMGVWELKDNREDKASWTKLFTIELREHFGEVSSYMPLQFLKNGKIVLGIVLADRCLHIGLYDPKHSTFETINSHDESLRGCALITSVYVESLFSLGTGTYLGKIQWEASEEEDLIDSSEEDNEDGNTGGGGGRRIKN; encoded by the exons ATGAACCTACCATGGGATATCCTGTCAGACATTCTTATTCGGCTTCCTCTGAAGTCACTCGCACGATTCAG ATTACCAAATCCACCGGTTGGAAAGCAGGTTAAGGATAGGAATTATGTAGAGTATGGGTTTGGTTATGATGAACAAATCGAGGATTTCAAAGTGGTACATTTGACAGAGGCTTTTCATGGTCGTTGGTCTCATTGTGAGGTATATGTCTATACTCTGAAAGGGAATTCATGGACAGGAGTTGATGAAGTTGACATAGATGGTTTATATTATCCAAGAATAATTGATATGGGTCGATGGCCTGTTAACGGAGCTTTTCATTGGATAGCACAGATGGAACGAAGCGATTTCTTGCACAGCTTTTTTCTTCTCCGGTTCGAGTTCGAGACAGACGACTTGGATGCAGTGCCACTGCCGGATTTTGATGAAAATGCCATAGTATGTTTGTGTGTGTTAGGGGGATCACTTTGTTGTTTTTGTTATAATACTGAGGTTATGGGTGTGTGGGAGTTGAAGGACAATAGGGAGGACAAGGCATCATGGACCAAGCTTTTCACCATTGAGCTAAGAgaacactttggggaagtttctAGTTATATGCCCTTGCAATTTTTAAAGAATGGAAAGATTGTGTTAGGGATAGTGCTGGCTGATAGATGTTTGCATATTGGTCTGTATGACCCAAAACATTCTACATTTGAAACTATTAATTCCCATGATGAATCTCTAAGGGGTTGTGCTCTCATTACATCTGTTTATGTGGAGAGTCTCTTTTCACTTGGCACGGGAACTTATCTAGGGAAAATACAATGGGAGGCctcagaagaagaagatttgattGACTCCTCGGAAGAAGATAATGAGGACGGTAATactggcggtggtggtggaagaagaatAAAGAATTGA
- the LOC113340477 gene encoding F-box protein CPR1-like isoform X1: protein MNLPWDILSDILIRLPLKSLARFRCVNQSWSNQLKCPKFLKARNDYAVEMGKFNLMFHNHNDVYTFSYDSSLSTCEELSHVEYFDKSNKKQIEVLGCCNGLVLLRHIYMLNDTSLSFVLILWNPTTNECKRLPNPPVGKQVKDRNYVEYGFGYDEQIEDFKVVHLTEAFHGRWSHCEVYVYTLKGNSWTGVDEVDIDGLYYPRIIDMGRWPVNGAFHWIAQMERSDFLHSFFLLRFEFETDDLDAVPLPDFDENAIVCLCVLGGSLCCFCYNTEVMGVWELKDNREDKASWTKLFTIELREHFGEVSSYMPLQFLKNGKIVLGIVLADRCLHIGLYDPKHSTFETINSHDESLRGCALITSVYVESLFSLGTGTYLGKIQWEASEEEDLIDSSEEDNEDGNTGGGGGRRIKN from the coding sequence ATGAACCTACCATGGGATATCCTGTCAGACATTCTTATTCGGCTTCCTCTGAAGTCACTCGCACGATTCAGGTGCGTAAACCAATCGTGGTCCAATCAATTAAAATGCCCCAAATTTCTTAAAGCCCGGAATGATTATGCTGTTGAAATGGGCAAGTTCAATCTCATGTTCCATAATCACAATGATGTTTATACCTTTAGTTACGATTCATCGTTATCTACATGTGAGGAACTTAGTCATGTCGAATACTTTGATAAATCTAACAAGAAGCAAATTGAGGTTTTAGGATGTTGTAATGGTTTGGTTTTATTAAGGCACATTTATATGCTTAACGATACATCATTGTCCTTTGTTCTTATCTTGTGGAACCCGACTACGAATGAATGTAAAAGATTACCAAATCCACCGGTTGGAAAGCAGGTTAAGGATAGGAATTATGTAGAGTATGGGTTTGGTTATGATGAACAAATCGAGGATTTCAAAGTGGTACATTTGACAGAGGCTTTTCATGGTCGTTGGTCTCATTGTGAGGTATATGTCTATACTCTGAAAGGGAATTCATGGACAGGAGTTGATGAAGTTGACATAGATGGTTTATATTATCCAAGAATAATTGATATGGGTCGATGGCCTGTTAACGGAGCTTTTCATTGGATAGCACAGATGGAACGAAGCGATTTCTTGCACAGCTTTTTTCTTCTCCGGTTCGAGTTCGAGACAGACGACTTGGATGCAGTGCCACTGCCGGATTTTGATGAAAATGCCATAGTATGTTTGTGTGTGTTAGGGGGATCACTTTGTTGTTTTTGTTATAATACTGAGGTTATGGGTGTGTGGGAGTTGAAGGACAATAGGGAGGACAAGGCATCATGGACCAAGCTTTTCACCATTGAGCTAAGAgaacactttggggaagtttctAGTTATATGCCCTTGCAATTTTTAAAGAATGGAAAGATTGTGTTAGGGATAGTGCTGGCTGATAGATGTTTGCATATTGGTCTGTATGACCCAAAACATTCTACATTTGAAACTATTAATTCCCATGATGAATCTCTAAGGGGTTGTGCTCTCATTACATCTGTTTATGTGGAGAGTCTCTTTTCACTTGGCACGGGAACTTATCTAGGGAAAATACAATGGGAGGCctcagaagaagaagatttgattGACTCCTCGGAAGAAGATAATGAGGACGGTAATactggcggtggtggtggaagaagaatAAAGAATTGA
- the LOC113340624 gene encoding F-box protein CPR1-like, which produces MGKFNLMFHNHNDVYTFSYDSSLSTCEELSHVEYFDKSNKKQIEVLGCCNGLVLLRHIYMLNDTSLSFVLILWNPTTNECKRLPNPPVGKQVKDRNYVEYGFGYDEQIEDFKVVHLTEAFHGRWSHCEVYVYTLKGNSWTGVDEVDIDGLYYPRIIDMGRWPVNGAFHWIAQMERSDFLHSFFLLRFEFETDDLDAVPLPDFDENAIVCLCVLGGSLCCFCYNTEVMGVWELKDNREDKASWTKLFTIELREHFGEVSSYMPLQFLKNGKIVLGIVLADRCLHIGLYDPKHSTFETINSHDESLRGCALITSVYVESLFSLGTGTYLGKIQWEASEEEDLIDSSEEDNEDGNTGGGGGRRIKN; this is translated from the coding sequence ATGGGCAAGTTCAATCTCATGTTCCATAATCACAATGATGTTTATACCTTTAGTTACGATTCATCGTTATCTACATGTGAGGAACTTAGTCATGTCGAATACTTTGATAAATCTAACAAGAAGCAAATTGAGGTTTTAGGATGTTGTAATGGTTTGGTTTTATTAAGGCACATTTATATGCTTAACGATACATCATTGTCCTTTGTTCTTATCTTGTGGAACCCGACTACGAATGAATGTAAAAGATTACCAAATCCACCGGTTGGAAAGCAGGTTAAGGATAGGAATTATGTAGAGTATGGGTTTGGTTATGATGAACAAATCGAGGATTTCAAAGTGGTACATTTGACAGAGGCTTTTCATGGTCGTTGGTCTCATTGTGAGGTATATGTCTATACTCTGAAAGGGAATTCATGGACAGGAGTTGATGAAGTTGACATAGATGGTTTATATTATCCAAGAATAATTGATATGGGTCGATGGCCTGTTAACGGAGCTTTTCATTGGATAGCACAGATGGAACGAAGCGATTTCTTGCACAGCTTTTTTCTTCTCCGGTTCGAGTTCGAGACAGACGACTTGGATGCAGTGCCACTGCCGGATTTTGATGAAAATGCCATAGTATGTTTGTGTGTGTTAGGGGGATCACTTTGTTGTTTTTGTTATAATACTGAGGTTATGGGTGTGTGGGAGTTGAAGGACAATAGGGAGGACAAGGCATCATGGACCAAGCTTTTCACCATTGAGCTAAGAgaacactttggggaagtttctAGTTATATGCCCTTGCAATTTTTAAAGAATGGAAAGATTGTGTTAGGGATAGTGCTGGCTGATAGATGTTTGCATATTGGTCTGTATGACCCAAAACATTCTACATTTGAAACTATTAATTCCCATGATGAATCTCTAAGGGGTTGTGCTCTCATTACATCTGTTTATGTGGAGAGTCTCTTTTCACTTGGCACGGGAACTTATCTAGGGAAAATACAATGGGAGGCctcagaagaagaagatttgattGACTCCTCGGAAGAAGATAATGAGGACGGTAATactggcggtggtggtggaagaagaatAAAGAATTGA